A single genomic interval of Musa acuminata AAA Group cultivar baxijiao chromosome BXJ3-4, Cavendish_Baxijiao_AAA, whole genome shotgun sequence harbors:
- the LOC103980620 gene encoding glutelin type-B 2 — MAAELSPTLSKSIFEGAGGSYATWSGADLPLLTDAKLGGGKLVLKPLGLALPHYSDSSKVGYVLEGRAVVGLTLYGETKQRILLLEKGDVVALVMGSLTWWYNEEEDSDFSIAFLGDTATAVRPGDIAYFFLAGSLGVLHGFSTEFLSRACGIRDAEAEELFGSQPGALIITLQQKLPGLRASRADSEGIVVNAERVAAYIDVKSGGCAASVTRDELAALGGFRFSVDLIRLEPNAVRLPGFFVDAAVQLIYVAKGSGRVQIAGTDGNRALDAEVKEGYLFGLPKFFAMSVIAGGEGMEWFSIITSPRPAFEQLTGRTSELNMLPSQILESSLNVTPDLVKLLKTNGSAHDVFAPPSQTRN, encoded by the exons ATGGCAGCAGAATTGTCTCCCACGCTGAGCAAGAGCATCTTTGAAGGAGCCGGTGGATCTTACGCTACTTGGTCAGGTGCCGATCTCCCCCTTCTTACTGATGCAAAGCTCGGCGGAGGCAAGCTTGTCCTGAAACCACTGGGCTTGGCGTTGCCACACTATTCCGACTCATCGAAAGTCGGCTATGTTCTTGAAG GAAGAGCGGTGGTGGGGCTAACACTCTATGGAGAGACCAAGCAGAGGATACTGCTGCTTGAGAAGGGAGATGTGGTCGCCCTGGTCATGGGGAGCCTCACGTGGTGGTACAACGAGGAGGAGGACTCCGACTTCTCCATCGCCTTCTTAGGCGATACCGCGACAGCTGTGCGACCGGGCGACATCGCCTACTTCTTCTTGGCAGGATCCCTAGGAGTGCTCCATGGCTTTTCGACGGAATTCCTCAGCAGGGCCTGCGGTATAAGGGATGCGGAAGCTGAGGAGCTCTTCGGAAGCCAACCTGGTGCTCTAATCATCACACTGCAGCAAAAGCTGCCTGGCCTCAGAGCATCCCGAGCTGACAGCGAAGGGATAGTAGTAAACGCTGAGCGCGTAGCGGCATATATCGATGTGAAGAGTGGTGGCTGTGCTGCGTCGGTGACGCGTGATGAACTGGCGGCGCTGGGAGGATTCAGGTTCTCCGTCGACCTCATAAGACTCGAGCCTAACGCCGTGCGCTTGCCGGGGTTCTTCGTCGATGCAGCTGTGCAGCTGATATATGTCGCCAAAGGCAGTGGACGAGTTCAGATCGCTGGCACCGATGGCAACCGTGCTTTGGATGCAGAGGTGAAGGAAGGGTATCTGTTTGGGCTCCCAAAGTTCTTCGCGATGTCGGTCATAGCGGGCGGCGAAGGGATGGAGTGGTTCTCCATCATCACCAGTCCAAG GCCTGCATTCGAGCAGCTAACGGGGAGGACGTCGGAGCTGAACATGTTGCCTTCTCAGATCCTTGAATCTTCTCTAAATGTCACTCCGGATTTGGTGAAGCTTCTGAAGACGAATGGGAGTGCACATGATGTCTTCGCACCTCCATCCCAAACTAGAAACTAA
- the LOC135636054 gene encoding hydroxymethylglutaryl-CoA synthase-like → MEPGRMDVGILAMDIYFPPTCVQQEALEDYDGASKGKYTIGLGQDCMAFCTDLEDVISMSLTVVLSLLEKYQIDPRQIGRLEVGSETVIDKSKSIKTWLMQVFEEYDNTDVEGVDSTNACYGGTAALFNCVNWVESSSWDGRYGLVVCTDSAVYAEGPARPTGGAGAIAMLIGPNAPISFESKFRGTHMAHVYDFYKPNLASEYPVVDGKLSQTCYLMALDSCYKRFCGKFAKIEGKQFSISDANYFVFHSPYNKLVQKSFARLVFNDFLHCPSNLQKEERENLEPFSNMTGEESYQSRELEKVSQQVAKPFYNVKVQPSTLLPKQIGNMYTASLYAALASVVYNKHDTLMGQRIVMFSYGSGLTSTMFSFKLHDGQHPFSLSNIASILNLSEKLKSRHVFSPEKFAETLKLMEHRYGAKDFETSKDTSLLSPGTFYLTKVDSMYRRCYAKKGSEDAPGSKMFSFSSMSIANGY, encoded by the exons ATGGAACCGGGGAGAATGGATGTTGGGATTCTGGCAATGGATATCTACTTTCCCCCCACTTGCGTCCAACAA GAAGCGCTCGAGGATTATGATGGGGCGAGTAAAGGGAAGTATACCATTGGACTAGGGCAAGACTGCATGGCCTTTTGTACCGACCTGGAAGATGTAATTTCTATGAG CTTGACGGTTGTTTTGTCCCTCCTTGAGAAGTATCAGATTGATCCAAGACAAATTGGTCGCCTGGAAGTTGGTAGTGAAACAGTGATTGATAAGAGCAAGTCTATCAAAACTTGGTTGATGCAAGTTTTTGAG GAATATGATAATACTGATGTCGAAGGTGTTGACTCCACAAATGCATGCTATGGGGGAACAGCTGCTTTGTTCaattgtgtaaattgggttgaaagCAGCTCCTGGGATGGACGATATGGATTAGTTGTCTGTACAGATAGTGCG GTATATGCAGAAGGGCCAGCTCGGCCTACTGGGGGTGCAGGTGCTATCGCAATGCTGATTGGGCCTAATGCTCCGATTTCCTTTGAAAGTAAATTCAGGGGGACTCACATGGCTCATGTTTATGATTTTTACAAGCCAAATCTTGCAAGTGAATATCCA GTTGTTGATGGCAAGCTGTCACAAACATGCTACCTTATGGCACTTGATTCCTGTTACAAGCGATTTTGTGGCAA GTTCGCAAAGATTGAGGGAAAACAGTTCTCTATTTCGGATGCAAACTATTTTGTTTTCCATTCTCCATACAACAAG CTAGTACAAAAAAGCTTTGCTCGTCTCGTCTTTAATGATTTCTTGCATTGTCCAAG TAACCTTCAGAAGGAAGAAAGAGAAAATCTGGAGCCATTCTCAAATATGACTGGTGAAGAAAGCTATCAGAGTCGGGAACTTGAAAAG GTTTCTCAGCAAGTTGCGAAGCCCTTCTACAATGTAAAAGTCCAACCATCTACTTTGCTACCGAAACAAATTGGGAATATGTACACTGCATCTCTCTATGCTGCACTTGCATCTGTTGTCTATAACAAGCATGACACACTG ATGGGTCAAAGGATTGTTATGTTTTCATATGGAAGTGGTCTAACTTCCACAATGTTCTCATTCAAACTTCATGATGGACAACACCCATTTAGCCTATCAAACATAGCTTCCATCTTGAATTTATCAGAAAAACTCAAGTCAAGACATGTG TTTTCACCTGAAAAATTTGCCGAAACTCTGAAGTTGATGGAGCACAGGTACGGAGCCAAGGATTTCGAAACAAGCAAAGACACAAGCTTATTGTCTCCTGGCACATTCTACCTCACAAAAGTCGACTCCATGTACCGGAGATGCTATGCCAAAAAGGGCTCAGAGGATGCTCCAGGTAGCAAAATGTTCAGTTTCAGTAGCATGTCTATCGCCAACGGCTACTAA
- the LOC103980622 gene encoding glucan endo-1,3-beta-glucosidase 11-like: MAVLSLLLLLLVLVPIFTFSSAAHSNASASPPSSIGVNYGQVADNLPSPPDVIPLLLSLGAARVKLYDADPAVLRAFAGTGVEIIIGLPDRCVPRLIAPSAALAWVKTNLQPYLPATRIAAVTVGNEVLSGNDSVLIRSLLPAMQSLHSALVALGLDHQVTVTTAHSLAVLAVSYPPSASAFRRELLPYVAPLLAFLAKTCSPFLINAYPYFAYKADPKRVDLDYALFEPNAGVVDPGSGLRYGNMLHAQVDAVRAAIAAAGGGKAVEVVVSETGWPSAGDDDEAGATAENARRYNGNLMRMVAARKGTPSSPGAPLQVYVFALFNENLKPGPSSERHYGLFKPDGTPAYDFLAANSSATVSSSSGGNTAESPSPATDTSSTGYYTISSATGMKPLLWHPTVVVNAVMVAATFQYYGVLGYLD; this comes from the exons ATGGCGGTCCTCTCACTgctgcttctcctcctcgtccTGGTGCCGATCTTTACATTCTCCTCGGCAGCGCATTCGAACGCCTCCGCGTCGCCGCCGTCGTCAATCGGCGTGAATTACGGCCAGGTCGCCGATAACCTCCCGTCGCCGCCGGATGTCAtccccctcctcctctccttGGGAGCCGCCCGCGTCAAGCTTTACGACGCCGACCCCGCCGTCCTCCGCGCCTTCGCCGGCACCGGCGTGGAGATCATCATCGGCCTTCCCGACCGGTGCGTACCGCGCCTCATCGCCCCCTCCGCGGCCCTCGCTTGGGTGAAAACCAACCTCCAGCCCTACCTGCCCGCCACCAGGATCGCCGCCGTCACCGTCGGCAACGAGGTGCTCTCCGGCAACGACTCTGTCCTGATCCGATCCCTTCTCCCGGCAATGCAGTCCCTCCACTCCGCCCTCGTCGCCCTCGGCCTGGACCACCAGGTCACCGTCACCACCGCCCACTCCCTCGCCGTCCTCGCCGTCTCCTACCCACCCTCCGCCTCCGCGTTCCGACGCGAGCTTCTCCCGTACGTGGCCCCGCTGCTGGCCTTCCTCGCCAAGACCTGCTCGCCCTTCTTGATCAACGCCTACCCCTACTTCGCCTACAAGGCGGACCCGAAGCGGGTCGACCTCGACTACGCGCTCTTCGAGCCCAACGCCGGGGTGGTGGACCCCGGCTCCGGGCTTCGGTACGGTAACATGCTCCACGCGCAGGTGGACGCGGTACGGGCGGCGATCGCGGCGGCGGGGGGAGGGAAGGCGGTGGAAGTGGTGGTCTCGGAGACTGGCTGGCCGTCGGCGGGAGACGACGACGAGGCCGGGGCAACGGCGGAGAATGCGAGGCGGTACAACGGGAACCTCATGCGGATGGTGGCGGCTAGGAAGGGGACGCCGTCGTCGCCCGGGGCACCTCTCCAGGTCTACGTCTTCGCGCTCTTCAACGAGAACCTCAAGCCCGGGCCATCGTCCGAGCGGCACTACGGTCTCTTCAAGCCCGACGGCACGCCCGCCTACGATTTCCTGGCGGCGAACTCATCTGCcaccgtctcctcctcctccggtggCAACACGGCGGAGTCGCCGTCGCCTGCGACGGACACGTCCTCCACCGGTTACTACACCATCTCATCCGCAACG GGGATGAAGCCGTTACTTTGGCATCCGACGGTGGTGGTGAACGCGGTGATGGTTGCGGCTACATTTCAATATTATGGAGTATTAGGATATTTAGATTGA